The Taeniopygia guttata chromosome 1A, bTaeGut7.mat, whole genome shotgun sequence DNA window AACCTGACCTCCCTGATCCTTCCCTGTGCCACTGGTTGTAAATGCACTGAAATCAGCTCTCATTTTTTATGTTCTAGGTTTCAAGCTCTCTGTAATAGCCACAATCCTCATTAtgcaaatgttgtatttttgCCTCTGTACTTTCTGCACAAATTCTTTTGGTTGTGTTTTCCTGGTTATGTGCAATTTCACACGTCCAGTGAAATTTCAGCCTCTATAAAAAAAATTGTCCAGTGTTTATGAAATCATTGCTTTTGGCACTCTCTGTCATCTAGAAGTTGCTGCTTTCTACCcaaggcaggcaggagggctgTTTTATGCCTACAGTTCTCCTACCAGTGACATTTCTAAtgttttagaaaaagaaaataaaacctgacACGTCAGATGAAAGGCTGAAGTTGACATTGCAGACAGATAAGCtggaaagggagaaaggagTAGAATTAGAAACATCTATAAAATTCAAGACATTAACACATTATGTGATGAGTTTAGGATACAGCAGCTACCGTGCCCCTAAGTTCTTGTGCAGACACATCCACCTACTCTCTTACTTCCTTATCTTGCTGAAAAGCTCTGCAAATTTGCCCACATTTGGATGCTGAGTGCTGTATGTCATGCTGTGGTTTTCTGTAACCAAACTCCCCAAGCACACATGCCCAGACTAGCTAGAAGGATGAGAAGTGTTGTGCAAAGAATTAGGTAAAGCTGTGCCAGCCTTGCTAGAGGCATAAAGGCTTTACAATTTCATCTACATCCATAGGTTTCTCTTCCAAGTTGGTTCCTACAGTCACTGACTCTACTTTCCCTAAGCCTTGCTTATTAATGAGGATTTCCaaatttgcatttcttcagCAGGCTAAAGACATGGGACGTAAGTTCTAGAGACACAAAGAGGTCATTCAATCCTGTACTGCTCCCTGGTTTTGCAAGAGCACAGACAAAAGTGTCAAGAAACAAGAGGGTAATATTAAAGTAGCAGAAAAATGAGAGGAAGGACAGTCTTATCGTTCTTTCTTGGAGAACCTCcctaaaacaaaaaagaaaaggcagaaagtcATGGTGGTGCTATTGCTATAAAGAAAAAAGCTCAGGATCCACAGAGCCCCGTGATACCCTGAGAAACAAGCTTGGATTAGACAGACTCCTCTTAAACAGTACAAATGCAATTGCTACATGGATTTAAAAAACTGAAAGATGAAGATTTTGtttactgcaaatatttttttttatgtaccCTAATGCCCAAAAGTAAAATAGAGGTTGGGTTTATTCTGAAACATGGTCAGGAATTTTAAAACAGGCTTTTGTACACGCAAACAAAGGAAGCATGGGAAACAAGAGCTTGTGAGTTACTTAAATGTCAAGGATTACATTGTACCAGGTAAAACTGAAATGTAGCACAGGGACTCAGTTTCATAAATTAAATGTCATTGCTGATGGATACAAATTATATAAGAAAGATAGAAAGGAAAACCGAGGTGGCACTTTGTCAGATGCATTTATAGCTGCAGCAAGATACATTTCAGCtgcaaagtaattaaaaaaaaaaaaaaaaaaaaaaaaaaccaacaagcaaaaccaaccaaacaaacaacaaaaaccaaacaactaaAGTGGAGATCTGTTGCAGCCTACTCCAGCAGCAAGAAAGCAGGAATGAATTAGTCTCTCTTAAGGTGCTCAAAGCCACAAACCACTGAACTTGTGGAGAATTTAGCTGCCCCACATTTCTTTTAACAAATACCACCAAACATTGACCAAAGAAGTTCACCAGTTACACAGAAATCTGCTCTATTCAAAACAGTACAGGTTCTTGacaaataaatgagaaaaataccCCCAACCCAGGAAATGTAGCAGAGAAATTATAAGTGACACCATGAAACAATCCCTAAATGTAACACAGTAAAGAGTTTATTTGTTTGACTTAGAAAAGGTCTCCCACATAATTAACTGGACACATGTACattaaatatataaacacataccaaaagaaacacagaaggCACACATTCCGCCAAGTGGCTCTTTCTGAACCACTAACAACTGCAGGCCAGAAGGAGAGAGCCATGAGCCCCAGCTTTGTTACTTTCTGTCCAAAACCAGCACCACAGCTGTAGGCCCCATGGTGCTCCACACAGACCAGCCAAAGAGGGAGAGATCCAGAGGATAGGCGTCCTCTTGGGATTGTACAGGGTCAGGATACAGGTGCCAAAGAGAACTAATCTGGCTCTTTTGAGTAGCAACAGAACAACAATTCCCATCTTTCCCACCCTCTCAGGAGGTTGGTGACTCGATTACACGAGGGGACATCTTGGGCAAGCACCAACTGACAGCTTATTGGAAGACTGCTGTACCCCTTCAACCTCTGCTGGCAGACTTCCAACACAATTCCAGAACACTGCTGTTTGCCCCTGTGACTCCCAGCACCATCAACCACATTTTATCTGGAGAGCAAGAGAGCTTCATTTTACAGGTCACAGCCCCAGGTTTCTCATCAAGAACCACAATTAGCAAAAACTAGTCAAAATAAATGTGTTCACCTCACACAGACTCTTTTCCGTTGCCATAGGAGCAGGTAAATAGCCCAAGTTCAGCAGATTTTATCTTCAGGGAAGAACTAGATCCACCAGAGCCTGAAACCTCCACCCTGGATCAACAAGGCTGTGTGCCTCCTCAGAGTAATGTTGAGTTTAAGGAGCAGATTTATATCATACAAAAAAGCAAGTTTGTTCTCTCAAATTAAGTAATTAAGCAGTGTGTGATAATTCTACTAGCCCCTGGAGTCAAGGCATGAGACTGACTTCCATGGAAAGAATTTGAAAACAAGTGAACATTACCTTTCAGGATCTGATGTGGCAACAAAGAAGACAAGCAGACAAGAGACTTTCTCTGGAAAGGATATCCTGTTAGTTGACAGGTTAAAGAAAAGAGCTCTGACATCCACCATAGGGAAGAGAAAGTAAAGCACACTAATGCGTAAGTGCAGAAGCAAAGGAAGGACAAGCAAAATCAGCCTCTTGGACTATTTGTGAAGTCACTTCACTCAAGATGAAGCAACAAGGAGATAAAGGACTTCCTGGAAAACCTGACCATATATACCAACATAGTGCTAATTAGTTAATTAACCTATtgcacaatttaaaaaataaatattttaaaagcctgggaggaaaaggaagcaCCAGATGACACTGTTCTTTACAGAACAAAAAGTGGAACAACATCCGCCTAATAAATTTATACCTGAACTTCGCTAACAAAgtgaaataaatacaaagagagagaaaagtcaAAATCAAACCACTTTTAAGAATCCTGCAAATACAGTGAGTAGCTTTAGACACATGAGCTACACACACACAGCCAACAGGATAACTCAGCTATCAAGTCACTTCTACATCCAAGTGGTGGCGTCATTTCCAAcacctccttttttccccattacaGGAACAATTTTATGAAACACTGCTCATAATGTGAGCTGACAAACCCAGCTGTAAAACTACAGCTCATTCCCAGAAGGCTATATAGAATATATTATATAGAGTAGCAAGCATTTAACCCATGGAATAAGGATGAGTATGTTTAACAGAGGGCACAATACCTTTGGTATTTTAGCATCTCAAGACATTCTGCAGGGTAAATAGAGTAAAACTGACCTGTTTGCCATTCAAATTAAATATACTTCAAGGAAAGGCAATTAATCAATCAGTGAATCAATCAATTGCATTTTATCATCAATTACCGACAGCTGTTTGAGTGTAACAACCTCTACTGCAACCCAGCACCTGAAAGAGTCTTTCAATCAGCTGCTTCTGTGCTGGGAGTGCATCAATTGCCTTTGCTGTGAATTTGTTGTGTAGCTAAAAACCGAGATGGTTTCTCTAAACAAAAAGCCTAAACCTGTGGTCTTCTGatgcttaaatttttttttttttttttttttttggcaagtaGGCATGTTAGTTTTCAGGTCTCTTCTAATAACTAGGATCTAATTTTTTTTAGGTATCACAACAGGATTTACTTATGACAGCAGGATATGTAATTTAAATGGCAAGAAAGCAAAGTGAAATGTCAATCTGCCCACTGTAGAGACAAAAACAATCTGTTTATCCACTCTGTTAGTGAGCAGAACTGGAAAAGGGATAGTGAACAAGAGGACAGAAATGCCAGTCAGATCCCACAGTAGCTATGAGGAAATCATCAAGGAAACCATTAAAACAGCCTGAcaacaggggtttttttgtaccATGCATTGAATTTAGGGTTTGTTACCACAGAACACTTTGGaggccaaaggaaaaaaaggagttttagAAAGGGACTAAGTGAATTCCTTAAGGCCAGGTCCAGAAGGAACTGCCAGAAAGCTGAGAAAACCCATAGACTGCTGGAATGGTGTCAGAGAAAGACCTTTGTATACACAAGCCTTATATTTTATGCTTCTGTGATCACCTATTACAAGCTATTCTCAGAAGCAGAACAGCAGATCAGATGGCCTTTGGTCTGATTGCACACAATGCTTCTTATGGATCAAAGCTCTCAATTTTAGCATGATTTAGATTCTGGAAAggttaacttaaaaaaaaaaaaaaggacatttgaAAAGCTTGCATGCCTCCTCTGCTTCTTCTTTCAACCCTCAAAGATGTGCTCCTTAATCATTCAGTTTCCATGAATGGTAAAAGTATTGCTGAATTAGAAACGGTGAGGATTTCATCACAGCCACTGAAGCCTCTGTTATTGCTCCCCGATCCTGCCCAGGCCCCTTATCAGGCATTTCTCCTGACCCAGTCTCAAGTGTATGTTAAATATTGCTCTATattccatttttcctctttgccaCGTTCTTACTAAATCACTTTGTTCGACTGCTACATTATGACCTGAAACAGTTCTGATACTGCTTTGTAGGCTACAGTTAGCTAAACCCTTCTCTCAGTCCACTCATTTCTGCGTGGGCAAGTGACAACAGGAATCTACAGGAAGACTCCTTATGGACAAAGGATTGCTCCAGTGTCTGTAAACATCCTTATTTCATCCAGAATTTGCCACTTTAATTGGATTCAGCCTTACAGCCAGTCAGATCAATACATTTTTGCAGTGCAGTAGAGTAAACAATGCAACACAGTGATTCCAAGTCTGCAGCTAGACAGACCGAAGTAGCAGCACAAGTAAGTCAAAAAATCTCCTGCATTTCTCTGGGCACAGAGTGAGGTCTGAGACCAGTCATCACAGTTGTTTTTATATACAAAATATGTGTACACATAGACACATGGACTAATACATTCATCACTAACCCTCATTTAAGGGACCGACTATCCAAAGTCTGCTCATCACCCAGTAAATGTGCTTTAGCTGGGAGTGCCAGATGCATCCAGGACCCGCAGTGGCTTTACAGATCACTGCATGAGGATATGGCTGTAGGTTCAAAATCAATCAAGAAGTTTCTGTTCCAGCTTGAGATTCAGTCTTTAGTTCTCCAGACAATCTTTCCCAATCAAGATAACACACAGGTagattgtttgtttttatcGCTCGTAGTAGAGTTTGGATTCAGGTTACCTGGAAGGACAAGAAGTTAAAGTAGTATTAATGTTAAGTAAATAAGCCCTGGATAAAATTTGGACCCATGCTTCACTCTCATTTTTTACTATACACCTTGTGTTAGACCTACATTATTCTGCACTCTCTCatggctttttttctgctgcagtgaaatgaagaaatattaaaataagagCAAATAGATTATATTGTAGAGCAAACCACTGGAGAAGTATTTCTAGGCTTTGGCTTGTACTCAGTCGAGCTTCATTAGGTCCCAGCTGGCACACTGATAAATAGTCTGGTCATGTCTTGGGTGGGAAGTCTTCCAAAGACTGAGGTatggaaaaaaaccccgaaaacCCAAGGACATCTCATCCATTTGAAACCCACACACATTCTCAGTAGaggtttctttttccatgtcttGTTTCAAATATCTCTAGTGCCAGTGTTTCCACCACTGCCTTTGCAAGACAAATCCAAAGGTCTCTCACTGAAGTGGCACAGTATGCTGCCTCCATTTTCTATAATCCTAGTTTGTTTCACTGCTTACTCTATGAATTTCTTCTGCTCCCAGTACCTGTACCTTTCAATGCTTCCATCATTACAGCCAGATGTTGATATGGTTGCCCCAGCATATCTGTTTCAAGCACTGTACAAAACTGTATTCAGGGGCTTTTGCAAGTAAGGGAGCTTATCTGTGCTCTGAAGTCAGCAAAGCTTGCATGACTctggcccagggcagcagggactgAGAGGGGCTGCTATGTGGCTTGGAATCACTCTGATCACAGGCAGGCCCTGCTCATGTACTCATACAGAAGGAAGGCACAGTGCCTCTCCCAAGCACTTGAAGCCAGATGCCAGTTCAGAGTGAAAACTGCCACAGCTCATGGTGACATGCTACTGAGAAGTCTCAGCCTTACTAAGTTTAGGGAGCATTCAACCCAAGCACTGCCTCTGAACTGGGCttgaagtaaataatttttaatgtcaCTCTTTTGCTTGTGGGTATTTGATCAATGCTGCCCTTACCTGTAGATGATGGGGGAGAGAAGAGCTCTCCTTTCTCCCCCTCATTCTCTCCACTTCCACACTGCATCTTCTTGATGTTCACTGGGAGGTTGCACTGCACCCTGCCCTCACTTCTgtggctgctctgtgtgctACTGCCTCCTCCCCACATCTCCCTGTGGCATTTCATGCTACCTGTCCCTCTCTGACACATCCTGCATGTTAATATTATCATTACTCATATTTCCTCCCCACCCCTCTTTCCTTCCCTGTCTGTATCACATTCAAGACCTTCATGCTTTTTTTGAAAGATGTCTGTGCTTCTCTGCTTAATCTCCCAGCCCTTTTATTCTTATCACTTTCTACTCTTGTCTTCTGACCTTTTTCTACATATCTCACTACAGTTAGAGCAAACACCCTCCTTGTATGTacctgtggctgctgctctctccacagagagcaacagacacaactttcccaggcattgtcctggggaaggctgtgagaagaccagagaaaagaatgataaacaattcttatcttcacttgctgcacctgttgttgtgaacatgtggaatgtgttgcggagatttgtttaccaaagggtgatttcttaattggccaatggtgatggtgtttcGGATTCAAAGGACCAATTAGGTCAAACTGTATTGGACTGTCTGTAAGGGTGATGAGTTTCTTAACAAGTATGATCAGCCTTtgcaatcatggagtcaatgctaattattacctggCTGGGGACCTGGTGCTACGACAAGTACCCAACATTTCCCTCTTTCTCTTTAGAAAAGAGGCTGAAAATTCCAGTTACCACTCTTCCATGATCTAACTTTGGCTGAAAAATGCTGGTGATAACTAAGCAGCTATTTCAATGCCATCGCAGTACCGAGTGTAAATCCCATTTCTTGTTGCAAGAAGCACacaaaactgaaacacaaaatCCTTCTACTAAgtgtatgtatttatgtattttgcaACATGAGAAATAAAGTCGATGCATGGAGCACCTCAGGACAGCAGACCCTTGGGAACAAGCCCACTTTGCTTCCTTCAAAGGAGAACAGTAACCAAAAAGTCTGTGCCTTCTGAAGGCACATGGCTTTCAGACTTTTGCAGTTTCCCAGTAACTGCACACAGAAGTCACCGTCTCTGCTGACCACAGTCTGCCCAGCATCAACTTAAAATTAACAAGATTCTGGCCAGGTTCAGAGCTGCTCTTGTGTTCCTCAGTGGGCAACAGTGAAATCCAAGAGTTCTGTTAATTTCATGATGTGGTTTGAGAAAACCTTTGAAGCTAAGTAGGACTTGCCATGTGCTAGGACAACATATCAGGGTGTTAATTCAGATGCTTAGTTTGGGACATTACTTTCTATCTGGAGCCCTTGTATTTTCCAGACTCCTAATTCTGACTCATAGGAATCCTCTACTAGCCTGTAAAAACTGCATCAGATTTTCAGACTCCATCACAGCACACACTTCCatcatttttcttcccagttcAGATTCTCTTCTTCACCATTTGCTCCTACAAGAGTGAATCTGACTTTCAGCCTGCTTGAATAATGTCTTTCAGCTACTCTATGAGCTACTCGGGTGTGGATCTGGTCTCTCCATGCATTTGCAAGGTGGAATGTGTCTCCATGGTGCTAGAGAATTAATAGTGACTTTGGAGGATGTGTGCAGAGGCAGGCCCATGGGGCTTAAGTGTGCTGTTTAATCTTTACAAAAGCTAAGGGCAGCTATTTCAAACCGTGAAGCTCTGAATAATTGCATCCTAACCTGCCTGCATATGAAGTACCTTCTCCTTCATTTCCACTTCTTACCTGCCTTCTGTCATCCAGAATATCACAGCACCAGTTTTCACTAGCTTTGCTCAAAGATATCTTAAACTTGTAAAACTAAGTCAACCCTAAAGTTACCCAGGAACAAAGTGCCTCCTATCTTTATACTGAGGCTGGAACTCTATTCCATGGGTGTCtttaagaattttttattaaatccttttctgtttctcatgagTCTCCATCTATTTAATATGTCCTCTACCATCTCTGTTCACATGCCACTTTGGGACTATTAGACTAGAGGATTTTTCTCTCACAAGAAAGTGATTTAATTCAAAAGCAACACACAATCCATGATCTTCCTTCAGCCTTTGATGACACCAGATGGACAAAGTCTACTTACACCATACTTCAAGAGCTATGTAGTCTCCTACTTTCACCATGAACAGGCATTCTCAATTTGCCAATAAACCAAAAATACTAGCAAGGACTCACTAGAAAGGTTTATCAGATCAGAAAAATGACAGGGGAAGACTGGTTTGCTGGACCTCAGCACCTTCCCTGGGCCTGTTCTCAATTCTTCCTTCTCCCTTATTGAAAGAGTCCACAGGAAGTAACAGTGGCAATAAATAAAACCTGAACATAATAGCATGGTAATGTATTTGTGGAAATGGTCTAGACCAAGCATCAGACTGTCTGGCACAGATCCACTGTGTTAGGAGGAACAGGGACATCCCTGCTGCCGGGATGGTGCAATGCCCCAGCAGGGTGCAGCACCCCACTGTCCAGCCAAAGACATCAACCTCTCGTGCCTTAAGCTGGGCCTGATTTCATCAGGACATTGTGGGAATGCCAGGCTGGCTGCTTTGAAACAGGTGACAGCGAGAATCTCTGATACTGCAAAGTGCTGATGAATCAGAGATGACACAATTCTCTCCTTCTGTCACTAGAGGGTAGTGCGAGCACTCAGGTCCATTCCTGTAAGTGGAAATGTCCATACATCTCCCCACAGGTCCTCactgattttgcttttcctggctTTGAGGAAGGGGCCCACCAGCACATAAAGTCTGTGCTCAAGACCTGCTTGGAGAGAGGACCTCTTTAGATCCAGGTTTACTTCTGCCTCCTCAAATGCCAAATGCAGATTCTAAAATGGGTCTACTGCAGTCTTAATTCTATTTCTTGTTCCTATTTCTTGTGTTCATTTGGCATTTTGAGCCTATCCTTCATTTAGGCACAAATATTTCCAGGAACCTAATTAATCGTTGTTGTTGACTGTCCCAATACCCTACTTTTCTTCTTGGTCCCAGGAGAACATCTCTCCGTTTCACATCGTGGTAACTGCAAAGGAATTCAGTCTCTCTACATCTGCATTTTGCATTCAGCAGAGCACAGAATGGTCTCTGGCCAGacaagaggaggaggaatttTCTCCTTGCAGTTAGTTTATTTTCCCGATGGTGCAGGATGTATTGACACCCAACACAACTCACTGAGAGGAAGACAACCAGGCTGAATAGTTCAAAGATTTACTTCAATCTCAAAAACATGTAAAATGTTGGGAAGTTCGCTATGAACCCATAACCTGTTAGAACTCTTTATCATTTGTGTCTTCAACTGACTGAAGCCTTGGAAGCATTTAGTGAGAATATTAATCATGCAttagcaaagaaagaaaagttgagATCTAGTGATCTACTTCTTTGTAGCTTCTATTTTCATGACCTTCTCCCCCATTTCAAAAGCTGGTAAAGGAGCAAATTAAAAAGACTTGTACCCTTTCCTCCACTCCTTGTCCCCTCACCTCAACATAAACatgttttcctctcttctccacCAGGAATTTGTCACAGGAAATACACCTGCCTAAACTCTAATGAGGAAAGGAGGGATTACACTGAAAGTCTCTTGGTGGCCTGCTAGCCACTACAACAGAGTACACAGTGCTGCTGTTTATTAGGCAAATGCACTTCATGAACTGAGCACTGTTTTACACAAGGCAATGTTTACCTTCTTCTCCCTTTACTGCTCAAAAGTACAAGAAGCATCCACATGAGAAGTACCAACCTTACAGTAAGACTGCCATTAAATTGCTTTCAACTTATATTGCCTATATCTTTTAATACAACTTCTACCCTTTGTTCTCACTCATTTTGTTTCAAAGCAAATCAGAGGATCTACTCACAAGTGCCTATAGTGAGTATGGTTGCATCAATCAGCCAAGCTCAGAACAAGGAACACAGAAAGCAGAGTATGCTGGTAAAAGGTTTTACCTGAGTTGCCTCCAGTGCTCCGAACACTAGCATGGCCAACGCTGAGCCTCTCATATTCCAGTTTCATGTTCCCAAGGTCTTCTCCTGAATGTCCTTCACTTGCAAAAGAATTGGCCTCAATGCTTGAGCCTGGAGACCGCTTGGCCTTGCGACTGAAAAGCCCACTGGCAAACCGTTTTCCTTGCTTTGCATTGCTCTGTGCATCTTCTTTCTTTATGTCACGAATAGACTCTCTggatttggatttatttttcaggtCCATGTGGAGCCGGGACAACAGTTTCTGGGGGCTCCGATTCAGCTTGTTCAAGTTCTCCAGAGGTGGATCTATTTCTGGGAACACTTGCTCCAATGTGACTAAGTCATTGAGGAACTGATTTAACCGTTTCTTTGACTCACttgtttcctccttttccatGTTTCCCTGATTGTCTTGCCTGTGCCGTGAAGCCCAGAGCATCATATCACCACGGGTTGCCCCTGCTACTAAACCATACTTTGGGTTAATGAACTTCCTAGCCACAGTGGAGGAATGAAAACCTGGCTTCCCAGCTCCAAGGAGGAATGGGTTAGCAATACCCAGTTCCTTATATAAATTAACTTCCTCTGAGATGGCGTAGAGCTCACGAAACTCAATGTCAAACATCTCCACGTGCTGTCCTGTCAAGACTAGCAGGATGTTTCTGTCAATGTGGGATGAAGTCCACGTGAAGCTAAGAGGAGGAAACAGAACCGACATTAGATTCTGGGGTGCATACTTGACCCAGCCCACCTAACAAAACCTAAGTCACTACAGTGGAATATGTAGCATTATGCCATTTGCCCTCATGTCCTTGGCCAGATGGGCCCCATAAATACATGAcacaacattattttttttccttagacaTGTAGACCAGTAGACTTTGGGAGAAAAGGCCCTGAAACTCTGAAGGACCCTTTTAAAAAAGCAGCACTGAATCAAAAGGAAGAGTCTCCGGACTGAAAACCTCACTGAAGAGAACTGAGTACAGGGACTGGTGGGGAGTTCTTGCAGACCCCTTCCTGATGCAGTGTGGAACTGTCTCTAGCCCTCTGAAAAGGTCTGCCAGCATGGGTATGTTCCATTTTCTGAAGAAGAGCTCTATGCCACCTTCTCTGTTGTCCCACTCCAGTTTCTACAGATGCCACACAGACTACAGAAGCTGGGATGACATGTGAAGAAGACTCTCAAGCAAAGTCATGACCATTCCTTAAGTAAATGCCTTAATGTGCCTTAAACAAGAGTAACCCACCTGTATGATCCAGTGGCCACCTTTTCACCATCCACCATCAGGAATCGGGATGCCAGCGTGCCTCTGATCTTCCCTGATGGCATGTAGAACCCAACTCCTGTCACAGAGCGTATGCGGATATTCTAACAGGGAGGTGAAAAGACAAAATGTCACAATAAATAGGACAGAAAGTTAGATAATTGCCATTTCCAAGTCTTAAGATGTCACTCACATTGTCTCACTAGTTCTGGGACTACAGCTCATTTTGTATCAGCCACCAGAAGGGCTGCAAAAGGAAAGCATAGTGCTGTAAGTCCTGTTGTCATCCCCTGTCTACACACGTCACTCCTCTCAATGAGTTTATAGCTGTCCAAGGGGTCAGCATTATCAAAACCCTGCCTGCTGTCTTCAGATATTCACTTTAACCACTGGCAAGACAATGCTTTCAGATAAGTGTCTCTACTAATTTCCTGAATACATCAGTGAAGAAGAATTTCTGAGGATGAGGAAGGGGAATCTTCTCATAAAATGAATGGAAGTAGCTAGAAAAAGAATACTTCTACCCAAACCTCACATCTCACACCCTTTGATCAGCAAACCTACAAATAATGAAACAAAGTACTACCAGATACAGAAAAAACACAAAGTTAAGGTTATGTGATTTTCAACAATAGATGTGTGCCTGTGCATACTATAAGGATATATTTGCACATTGGACTGAGTGTTACTCTGCTCATGGGCCCTGGTTGCACAAAGCTGTACTGCCAAAGTGTCTAACATGAAacattccccctcccctcccctccaaCCCAAAAATATTGAATGTCAGTATAAGTTTGGGCAAATTATCTTGTCACTCTGACACACAAATCtagaaaattttcttcattcCACGATATTTTTATATAAGGATTCATTAAGAATGAAAAGCTAAGAGGTACTGTGAACTGGAGTCATAAATCCAGGGCTGGGAGTCAGATAGTCGCAGGCATAACTGCAGCTCTGATACTGTTCCTTGTGATGTTCTGGGAAAGTCAATTCACCTTTGTTTCATTCTTCCCCATCTGCAGAGCAGAAGAATCAAGAGGATTTGGCTAATGCTAGCATGGCCTCAGATCCCACAAAGAGCTAAGTCCTACTACTATAAACCTCACTGACAGCTTAAATATTGACAGACTACAGAAATCAGCATGCAGGAATGAGTGATTATAAGAATGCAGATTTCTttcaaaagctgtttttctgaaTATAAGTCCTGCCTTTTGAATCCGCTGCTATTTCCCCACTAGAATACAGCAGTGGAAATACAAATTCTGACTAACAGTAACTGATGACAGTAGTGTTTTGCATTCAGCTGTTGCTTGATCTGTCTGGAGTCCTGTGTGGGCATTAGCTAATTAATGCTCCCTACACTGCTGAAAGTATTATTACCCCATTTTAAAGATGAGGAGTCTAAGACAGAAAAAGATGAAGTGGCTTGCCCAAGGCCTAGCAGTGAGTCATACATATGGGATGCTGAAGACAGGTTGGGTAGAGCACAGGAGAAATGGTGCCCTTTCcagtaattaaaataacatttgaaTTTGACTGGCTGATCacctgaaatgtttttttttccttgctgattAATGTTGGATGTGGGATTTGCCAAATCATGCTATGCTGACTGCACAAGACAAGAAGTCAGTCAACAGCTCTGACAGGATACATGCTCCTGTGAATCAAGAAGTATCAGCCTGTGCGAGCAGA harbors:
- the FAM83F gene encoding protein FAM83F translates to MAESQVLLLDELHVNEKVTEAQARFYYSEEQRRALEALVTRGEAAYREALRKEQLRDFLSGRELQDLRGGWRGYDDPREVGKVARGPGGETLSLAYWPECSDTEVPPLDLGWTDKTFYRGISRVSLFTHPRKEESAPHLKEVVREMIQQAQKIIAVVMDVFTDRDIFRDIVDAAYKRWIPVYIILDEEGVKLFLEMCRCLDLNDLQIRNIRIRSVTGVGFYMPSGKIRGTLASRFLMVDGEKVATGSYSFTWTSSHIDRNILLVLTGQHVEMFDIEFRELYAISEEVNLYKELGIANPFLLGAGKPGFHSSTVARKFINPKYGLVAGATRGDMMLWASRHRQDNQGNMEKEETSESKKRLNQFLNDLVTLEQVFPEIDPPLENLNKLNRSPQKLLSRLHMDLKNKSKSRESIRDIKKEDAQSNAKQGKRFASGLFSRKAKRSPGSSIEANSFASEGHSGEDLGNMKLEYERLSVGHASVRSTGGNSGNLNPNSTTSDKNKQSTCVLS